In Ferviditalea candida, the genomic window CGATCAGAATCCGGTGTTCCCGGGTTTCCACAATCATCGAATTTCCGGTTGAACCGCTGGCCAATATGCTGAAACGCACTCCCATGTCTATTTCTCCTTTTGCAGTCCAGCTTCTGCTCCTTCTCCATCTGAGCTTTCGGTATCTGCATTTTGCTTCTGCTGTCGCTATTTATCCTTTGCGTCTGTTTCCTTTTGCGGAGCGGCAACCGCGCCGGTGATGGCGTGCACATAGAACACATCGCCCTTGCGGGTCACAATTCTCCAGGAAGGCGCAAGCACCTGGGTTTCCGAGTTGAAGATTTGCCCGTGATAACCCAGCCGGACATCGGTGATCACCGAACCGCGGGGAAGATAATTCTCCACCAGACTGCCGATGGCCGTCATGCCCGACAGCACCTTCTGTTCTTTGTTCTGCGAATTCTGAATGATCTGCGCAAGGCTCTGCTGGTAACCGTCGATCAACCCGTGTTTCACCAAAAGCTTCAAATTCACTTCAAACATCGGATACCCGTTGAACAGCTGATGCATCATATAAACCTCGGAATTGCTCATGCCTTCGTCCAATTGGTAGTCCGATAAGCGTGGGATCTGCTGCAGCTTCGTCTTTTCACTGGCTTTATACAGGTTATTGACGGAAAAAGGATACTCCAATTCGATCATCCGATGCGGATCAAAGGCGGGGTCGAATCGGATCGAAATGTCCTGCAACTTCGGCGTATCCTCGGAAACCGCAGCCTCCAGACGGATCTCCTTGCTCTTCATCAGCTGCTGAATTTCCCGCGTCGTTTCCTCCGAATTGAATGTCGTTTTTTCCAGTTCGACTTTCCCGATCCACAGCTGATACCCGAGCAGGATGTTCAACGCTAGAAATGCCATGATCAGTATGGTTTTGGCCCGGCTCCATTCCATCGGTCTCCCCCTCCCCGGTCATTTCAAGAAATCAAAGGTTCCGTCATCACGTTCAACCGCCCACGCGGGAATCAAATCGACATAGTCCTTGGCGATCACCGGGCGGTATGCCGGTATCACTGCGATAATCTTGTACCGCTTATCGTAATCCGCAATCATCTTTTCGAGTTGTTTACCGCCAGGCAGGGATCCGCTGCTTTTGATATCGTTCTTTTGATCGAGGATGATCAACGAACGTTCATATTCCGAAACCGCTCCATTCTGCAGCACGATTCGAATATATCCGAAGTTGTCTTCTCCGCTGGAGATAATCGGATACGATTCGGGAAACGAACGGACCAGCTGGCGGAACATAAACTCCCGACCTTCCTCCCGATTCGACGAGCGGATGGAATGAAACTGATATTTCCCGTTCCACCCCCCGTGCTGATTAATAAACTGGACGGCCGTGTACAGTTCTTCACTTTCATTGAATCTGCCGTCAACCGGAGCGATGGAATCCGAGTACAGCATCCATAAACGGTTCTGTTGTACCTGCAGTCCGCGTTTGCCGTCCGTATAAATTTGCGTTCCGTCCTT contains:
- the yycI gene encoding two-component system regulatory protein YycI: MEWSRAKTILIMAFLALNILLGYQLWIGKVELEKTTFNSEETTREIQQLMKSKEIRLEAAVSEDTPKLQDISIRFDPAFDPHRMIELEYPFSVNNLYKASEKTKLQQIPRLSDYQLDEGMSNSEVYMMHQLFNGYPMFEVNLKLLVKHGLIDGYQQSLAQIIQNSQNKEQKVLSGMTAIGSLVENYLPRGSVITDVRLGYHGQIFNSETQVLAPSWRIVTRKGDVFYVHAITGAVAAPQKETDAKDK